The genomic window GACGTCGCAGCCCGGGCTGCCACCGGCCACTGGCGGCGGGCGGCTGGCCGAAGTGCTTTCGCGACGTCCGGGGCAACTCGCCTATGGCGGCGGCGGTGCGCGCACGCGGTTGGTTTGCGGCTATCTGGCGTGCGATGCGCGTCTCGCCGCGATGCTGTTGCAAGGCCTGCCGTCGCTGGTCAAAGTGAACGTGCGCGGCTCCAGTGCCGGCACCTGGCTGGAGGCCTCGGTGCGTTACGCGCTGGCGGAGGCTCGGTCGCCGCGGCCCGGCGGCGCCGGCGTGCTCGCCAAGCTGGCCGAAGTGCTGTTCATCGAAGTGCTGCGGCTCTATGTGAACCAGCAGGCCGAAGGCCGCACCGGCTGGCTCGCCGGCGTCGGCGACCGCATCGTCGGCGCTGCACTCAATGCGCTGCACGCTAACCCGGCGGAGGCCTGGACGCTCGACGAACTGGCGCGCGTCGCGACCACTTCACGGTCGGTGCTGGCCGAGCGCTTTCAGCAACTCGTGGGCACCTCGCCGATGCAATACCTGACGCAATGGCGCATGCTGCTCGCGGCCAATCTGTTGTCGCGCAGCAATGCGCCGTTGGCGAGCATCGCGCAAGACGTCGGCTACCAGACCGACACCGCTTTCAGCCGCGCGTTCCGTCGCGAGTACGGCGCGCCGCCGGCCGCCTGGCGGCGCAGACAGTCGGCCCGCGCGCTGCCCATTCGGAGCCAAGCCAAGGCTCAACTCGCCGCCCTCCACAGCGCCGGCTAGTTGCGCACGAAGCCGTCGGCGGTCACGTCGAGCAGCGCGTCGACAGCATGTCGTCACTGCAGCGAAAATCGATGCACTGTGACTCCCGCGACTTCATCCAATTCACCGACACCGACACCGTCGCCATCGCCGATTCGCCGCATCGCGCATCTCGACATGGACGCCTTCTTCGCGTCCGTCGAACTGCTGCGCTACCCACAGTTGAAGGGCTTGCCGATGGTGATCGGTGGCGGCCGGCGGCGTGTCGACGAAGCGCTGCGACAGGCGCAGGGTGAAGGCGAACACAGGCGAGAACTGGCGCTGGACGAGATCCCGGTCGCCGCGTTTCCATTGCTCAAGGACTATGTCGGCCGCGGCGTCATCACCACCGCCACCTACGCGGCGCGGCAGTTCGGTGTCGGCTCTGCCATGGGCATGATGAAGGCCGCCAAGCTGTGCCCGCAGGCCATCGTGCTGCCGGTCGATTTCGACGAAGTGCGACGCTTGTCGCGGCTGTTCAAGAACACGATCCGCGAGATCGCCCCGCTGGTCGAAGACCGCGGCGTCGACGAGGTGTATGTCGACTTCACCGACGTGCCCGGTGGCCAGCGCGAAGGCGGCCGGGTGCTGGCACGGCTCATCCAGAAGACGATTTTCCAGGCGACCGGCCTGACCTGCTCGATCGGCGTCGCGCCCAACAAACTGATCGCCAAGATGGCGAGCGAGTTCGACAAGCCCAACGGCATCTCGATCGTCTACGAAGAAGACGTCCAGACCAGAATCTGGCCGCTGGCCGCACGCAAGGTCAACGGCATCGGGCCCAAGGCGGATGCCAAGCTGGAGAGCCTCGGCATTCGCACCGTGGGCGAGATCGCCGCCAAAGACCGCGACTGGCTCATCGCCAATTTCGGCAAAGCGAGCGGCGCCTGGATGCACGAGGTGTCGTGGGGCCGTGACGACCGGCCCGTCGTGACCGAGAGCGAGCCGGTGTCGATGAGCCGCGAGACCACTTTCGAGCGCGACCTGCACGCGGTGCGCGATCGCGCACAGCTCGGCGTCATCTTCACGCAGTTGTGCGAGAAGCTGGCCGACGACCTGCAGCGCAAGGGCTATGTCGGCAAGACGATCGGCATCAAGTTGCGCTACGACGACTTCAAAATCGCCACGCGCGACCAGACGATGGTCGCCTTCACCGCCGACGGAAAGACCATTCGCCAGATCGCCGGCCAATGCTTGAAAAGGGTGTCGCTGGAGCGCCCGCTCCGGCTGCTGGGCGTGCGCGTAGGAACTCTGGCTCTCGCCGCCTCAGCGACAGCGAACCGACCGCGCACCGAAGACGACCTCGCCGCCCGTACGCCCTCACTGTTTTGACTCACCGTGATATCGGATTTCCGGCAATCCGGACCGGCTTTGCCGGCGACAGCGCTCTGAGCGTCGGCCGCTCGATCCAGAGATGAAAGAGCACCGAACTCGCAATGCAGGCGGCAAAGATGCCGACGAATGACAGCACCATGCCGGAGCCACCGCGCAACCCGCCGGCCACGGCGAGCTTGCAGAGCACCGCGATCAGCGGGAAGTGGATCAGGTAGAGCGCATAAGAGGCATCGCCGAGCAACGACACGAAACGATTGCGAAATCGCTCGGGCCAGCGCTGCTCTGCCTGGACCAGGGCCACGATCAGGATTGCGCCGCACAGCCCATAGCAGAGGTCGAGTGCAGGCTTTGGCCAGGCGTCCCTGAACACCACTTCCATGGCGCCCACCGTGAAAAACGCGCCAGCTGCCAGCACCGCCGCGAGCATCGGGTGCGGCATGCGCCAGCCGCTCTGGACCACCCACGCCGTTGCGCCACCGATGCCGAACAGCAGCATCAAATCGTTGGCGAAAAACGCGCCCGGAAAGGCTTGGCTGCCCGACAAAACGTGCCAGATGAAGTTTGCTGCGAACAACACGATGACACCAGCGAAGAACAAGCGATGAACGATGGCCAGCCCGACAACGGCATAGAAAATCAACTCGTATTGCAACGACCAAGCCACGATGATCACCGGCGCACCGGTGCCGCCCACCACCGCCGGGTCTTGCGGCAATAGGAGAAGTGCTTTAACGAGCACCCCAGCGTCCGTCGGCATCGCATCGCGCAAAGCCGGAACCGTCAACGCCAGCAAATACACCCCGGCAAAGACGAAAAGATAGGTGGGGTAGATGCGAACAGCGCGCTTGCGCAAGTAGGAGACCAGGCGTTCGGGCACACCGAAATCCTTGCGGTGCATCAACACGATGATGAAGCCGCTCAGCACGAAGAAAAACGCAACGCCAGCGGTGCCGCCGAAGGAGCAGATACGCTCGATGGACGCAGCGTCAGCGCCGAAGTACTTGTCCTTGGCAAGGTTGGCTGCCAAGTGAAAACAAACGACAAGAATCGCTGCAACCGCCCGGCAGGCCTGGATGGATTGATACATCTTGTAAGGCTAACCGGGTTCAGCCTGGAACGGCACGCCAAACTCACGGGACTGGCCTGCGGTCAGAACAGGAAGTCGCTTGCGTCGGCGCCGGCTCAGCCGGGTGCGAGCACCAGCCGCACAGAGTCTGGCGCGACGGTGACCGCATAGCCGAGATCATCGGCGAGCGATTGCATTGCTATCGCATCGATGGCCAGCGCCCGTGGTGCGCGGTGCGCATCGGCCACCCGATCGGCGATCTCGGCGGAGCGCACGGAGGCTGTGAGCTGCAAGGCGTTCGCACCGTCGGCGCTCACGGCGATGCTGCCGACCTCGTCCACGCTGTCGTGCAGGTGCGCCATCGCGCCCAGAAAAAGGTAGCGCAACGCTGCACCGTTCGGCCAACGTGGCTCGTCGGCCGGTGCTGTCGCAGCCTCGAGTGACGGATCGATCTCGATGCGCACGCCATTCAAATCGAACGCGGCGCGCATCAGCCCGATGCACTCGGCGACCAGCACGCTGCGCGTGATGCCGTCGTCGTCGATGGCGAGTTCCCAGTCGCGCAAGGAGCGCACGCCGATGACCAATTCGCCGATCTGGTTGTCGATGAGAGACACACGCTGCTCCACTGCCGCAGCGTCGATCTGCGGCGCGGCCACTTGGCGCTTGAGCATCAGCAGCGCCATGCGTATGACCGACACCGGCGCGGCCATGTCGTGCCGCAGGGCGGGCAACGCGCGCGTCAACAGTTCGTGCCGCACCCCGGCCGCGATCCAGCTGCGGGCGCCCGGCGAAGCTTTCATCGAGCGGACGCGGGGCGCGCAACCGCCGCCGCGAGGATGCGGTCGAGCGCGTCGAAGTCGATAGGCTTTTGCAAGTAATGGTCGAACAGGCCGGCCGCACCTGTCGCATCAGTGGCCGCAAAGCCCGAGATGGCGACCAGCATCAGAGGCCGGTTGCCAGCCTCGACGCGCAGACGCCGTGCTACCTCGGTGCCAGGCTGGTCCGGCAAGGTGAGATCGATCAGCGCCGCATCGAACACTTCGGCGGCCGAAGCATCGAAGGCCTGCTGCGCGGTGTAGGTACACCGCGCCGTATGGTCCTGCAGCGAGAGCAACTCCTGCAAGAGGTCGGCAGCGGGTTCGTTGTCGTCGACGATCAGCACGTTCACTGGGGCAATTCCTGACACACAAAGCTCAAGAGTATCGACGCCCCGGCGGACCGGTGATGTAGGAGCGTGCCTACTGCCGCGCAGTGCGCGCGTTGGCCGGCAAGGCCTGCGGCCAGCTGGTGCGAAACGGGTTGATGTCGAGCCCGCCGCGCCGCGTGTAGCGCGCGTACACCGCGAGCTTGGTCGGGCGGCACTGCCGCAAGATGTCGGTGAACATGCGCTCGACGCATGGCTCGTGGAATTCGTTGTGATTGCGAAAACTCACGATGTACGCCAGCAGCCCTGCCTGTTCGATCGGCGGCCCGCTGTACCGGATCTGCACGCTGCCCCAGTCGGGCTGGCCGGTGACCAGGCAGTTGCTTTTGAGCAAGCGGCTGGTGAGCGTTTCGGTCACCGCCATCTGCGTGACGTCGCTGGTGAGCAGCTCCGGCGCAGGCTGGTAGTGCGTGCACTCGATGTCGAGCCGGTCGAGGTTGAGGCCGTCGAGTTCATGCACCGGCTCGGTGTCGAACTGGTCGGGCGCGATGAGCTTGACGCCGATGCCCTCGACGCGATCGCTGCCGCGCCACAACGCCTCGGCGACGTCGGCACGCAGGCGCTCGCGCACCGCGTCGGCCGTCGCGAACGTGCTGCCGTTGAAGCTGTTGAGGTAGAGCTTGAACGACTTGCTCTCGATGATGTTGGGCGTTTCGCAGGGCACCGTGAAATGCACGATGGCGAGCTGCGGCTTGCCGCGTGGGTTGAGCCAGCTCAGCTCGAAGGCGGTCCACAGGTCGGCGCCGAAGAACGGGAGTGCGCCGGGCTTGATCCCCATGGCTTCGCGCTGCGTGGCGCGCGAGATCGGGAACAGCTGCGTCGGGTCGTACTGGTCGACGTAGGCCGACGATTTGCCAAGTTGCGATTGAGCGGCGGTGTTGTCGATCGTCATGCTGCAGCCCTGCTGGTCTCGTTTGACTTCATGAACGGCACCATATGGTTCAGCAGGATCTGCTGAACCTCTGGCGGCAGGTCGTGGCCCATGCCCGGAACGGCCACGAACTTCGCGCCCGGGATGCGCCGCGCGGTGTCGACGCCGCAGGGCATCGGTACCAGCGCATCGGCATCGCCGTGCAGCACGAGGGTCGGCGACTTGATGTTCGGCAGCAGCTTCTCGCGGCCAGCATCGGCGCCGATTGCCAGCATCTGCCGCACCACGCCTTGCGGCCGGTAGGCGCGCCGGATGCCGGTCGCGATGCGATCGGCCAACACGGCATCGGGTTGCGGATAGGCGGGACTCGCAATGAGCTTGACGAGGCGCAGGCTGTAGCCGACCAGATCCGCCTCGGTCTTGCCGAGCGGCCGACGCAGCAGGGCTGCACCGACATCGCGCCGCGGACCCGGTAACCCGCGCGCGCCGCTGGAGCTCATGATGCTGACCAGGCTCAGCGTGCGCGAGGGCGCGATCGACGCCACGTGCTGCGCGATCATCCCGCCCATCGACGCGCCGACGATGTGCGCCCTGGCGATGCCGAGTGCGTCGAGCACGCCGATGGAATCGGCGGCCATGTCCTGCAGCTTGTATGCGGATTGGACCGGCAGGCCGAGGCGCTGCCGGATGGTTTGCCAGACCAGGTTACCGTTGCCGGCCGACTCGAACCCTTGGCTCAGCCCGATGTCGCGGTTGTCGTGCCGCACCACGCGAAAGCCGGCATCCACCAGCCCCTGCACGAAAGGCTCCGGCCAGCCGATCAATTGCATGCCGAGGCCCATGATGAGCAAGACGACGGGACGATCGACATCGCCCTGGTTGCCGGTGTCGTCGACTTCGATGTTCAGTCCGTTGGCTGTCAGTGTCATTGGATGGTTTCAGGTGAATTCGCGTTCGCGCAACCATTTGGTTGCGACCCACTTTTCGCCCATCAACACCGGCGCGCCGCCGTGTAGCGTGCGGGTGGCGGGATCGGGACTGTCGTAGCTGAAGAAGACGCCGGTGCCGGGCAGCGGGGCCACTTCGAGGCCGACATCGGGAAAGGTGGTGGCGCCGCCCTGCTCCGGCGCCTGCAGATACATCAGCAGGGTGCCGACGCGCTGGCCGCCGCGCCGAAGAATGGTCGGCGTGCCGGGCTCGGACGGATCGAAATAATCGTAGTGCGGCCGGTACTGCGCGCCTGGCGAATAGCGCAACACCTGCAGCCCTTCGCCGAATTCGAGCGGCCACTGCAGCAACCTGGCGATGCGCTTTTCGAGCCGCGACACGATCTCGTTTTCGCCGCGCTCGAAGAACATGCCGTCGCTGGTGCGATCGACGTTCATCACTTCGCCGCCCGTCTGCGTCTCGACCGTGAGAGAGCGCACCAGCCGCACGCGAGCGATGGCGATGAGCGCATCGCACTCTTCGTGCGACAGCAGATTGCCGAAGACGATCACGCGCGGATGGCGCATCGTCTGCATGATCTGCACTTGCCGGTCGCCGGCATCGACGTGGAGCGGCGAGCCTTCCAGATTCGGGCCGGGCAATGCTTTGGGTCCGTCTCCAGTTGGGCCGCCCTCGACGGGCGCGGCGCCGGGCAGCGCGAAGACCTGGGCCAGCGTAGCCTCGGCTGCATCGTCCTGCCAGCCGGCATCCCGCATAGAAAGGCGCAACGCGGCCGGCGAATGGCCGATCGCGAGTTGGGCCACTACCCACGCGCGCAGTTCGGGGCTGACCGGTTGGGTCACGCGATCTTTCTGCGGAAAACGAGCCGCTCGGGCGACGACACGGCTGCGGCAAAACCATAGCCTTCGAGATCGAACTTCTCCAGCGCACGGGGCGTGGCTGCCGTGTGCAACACCGCCCAGCGCGCCATAAGGCCACGCGCCCGCTTGGCGAAGAAGCTCACTATCTTGTACTTGTCGGCTTTCCACTCTTCGAAGACGCACTCGACCACGCGTGCGCTCAGCAAGCGCAGATCGACCGACTTGAAATACTCCTGCGACGCCAGGTTGACGACCACCGGTGTGTGGTCTGCCGCCAGCCGCTCGTTCAGATGACCTGCAATGCGCGGACGCCAGAACGCGTACAGGTCCTTGCCGTGCTTGTTGACGAGTTGCGTGCCCATTTCGAGCCGGTAAGGCTGCAACAGATCGAGCGGCCGCAGCACGCCGTAGAGCCCGCTCAGGATGCACACATGGTCTTGCGCCCAGGCCAGTTGCGCCGTGCTCAGGGTCTTGGCGCCGAAGCCGCCGTACACATCGCCGTCGAAGGCCAGCGCCGCCTGTTTGGCGTTGGTCGGCGTGCTCTTGCTCGACCATGCGGTGTAGCGCGCCACATTGAGCGCCGACAGGTTGTCGGAGAGGTGCATGAGCTCGGCGATCTGCTGCGGCGATTGGGTGCGCAGGAGCTTGATGAGTTCGACCGAAGGACCGCGTGGCCCTTCGAAATGCGGCAGGGTCGCGGGCACATCGGCCGGCACCGGCGTGACGTAGTCGAGCGACTTGGCGGGGGAGAGCAAAAACAGCATCGTTCAATTATCTGCGGCAGCGATGACCCGACGGGGCGCCGGTAAAATCGACGATCCATGAGCGAACTTTCCCCCATCGTCCAGCCCGGCCTCGACAGCCTTTCCAAATCCTTCGAACCCGCGGCCATCGAGGCCCATTGGGGACCCGAGTGGGAACGCCGCGGCTATGCCAAGGCCGGCTTTCGCGGCACGCAGCAAGCCAAGGCGGGCGCCGACGCGTTCTCTATCCAGTTGCCACCACCGAACGTGACCGGCACGCTGCACATGGGGCATGCGTTCAATCACACGATCATGGACAGCCTGGCGCGCTACCACCGCATGAAGGGCGACAACACCGTGTGGGTGCCGGGCACCGACCATGCCGGCATCGCCACGCAGATCGTGGTCGAGCGGCAATTGCAGGAGCAAAAGCAGAGCCGCCACGAACTGGGCCGCAAGAACTTCGTCGCGCGTGTGTGGGAGTGGAAGCAAAAGTCGGGCAACACCATCACCGAGCAGATGCGCCGCATGGGCGACTCGGTCGACTGGAGCCGCGAATACTTCACGATGGACGAGGGCCTCTCGACCACCGTCACGCAAACCTTCGTGCAGCTCTATGACCAAGGCCTGATCTACCGCGGCAAGCGCCTGGGCAACTGGGACCCGGTGCTGAAGACCTCGGTGAGCGATCTCGAAGTGGAGAGCGAAGAAGAAGACGGCTTTCTTTGGCATATCGCCTACCCGCTCGAAGACGGCAACGGCACGCTGACGGTCGCGACCACGCGGCCTGAGACGATGCTCGGCGACACCGCGGTGATGGTCCATCCGGAAGACGAGCGCTACAAGCATTTGATCGGCCAGCGCGTGAAGCTGCCGCTCGTGGACAAACTGATCCCGATCATCGGCGACGACTACGTCGACAAGGCCTTCGGTACCGGCGTGGTCAAGGTGACGCCCGCACACGACTACAACGACTATGCGGTCGGCCAGCGGCACAACCTGGATGTCATCAGCGTGCTGACGCTCGACGCGACCATCAACGACAACGCGCCTGAAAAGTACCGCGGCATGGACCGCTTCGTGGCGCGCAAGGCCGTGGTCGCCGACCTCGATGCGCTCGGCCTGCTGGTCGAGGTCAAGAAGCACAAGCTGATGGTGCCGCGCTGTGCCCGCAGTGGCGCCATCGTCGAGCCGATGCTGACCGACCAGTGGTACGTGGCGATGACAAAGGCCGGCGCCAACGGCCGCTCGATCGCGCAGGAGGCCATCGACGTGGTGAAGTCGGGCGAAGTCCGCTTCATTCCCGAGAACTGGGTCAACACCTATGACCACTGGATGGAGAACATTCAGGACTGGACGATCTCGCGCCAGTTGTGGTGGGGCCACCAGATTCCGGCCTGGTACGACCAGGACGGCAATGTGTACGTGGCGCACGACGAGGCCGAAGCACAAGCCAAGGCCGACAAGGTCGCGCCGGGCAAGACGCTCACGCGCGACGAAGACGTGCTCGACACCTGGTACTCGTCGGCCCTGCTGCCTTTCTCGACGATGGGCTGGCCCAACGTGCCCGACGCCACCGAAGCGCCGCTGGTCGACTACAACCTCTACCTGCCTTCAAGCGTGCTGGTCACGGGCTACGACATCATCTTTTTCTGGGTCGCCCGGATGATCATGATGACCAAGCACTTCACCGGCCGCGTGCCCTTTAAGGACGTGTACATCCACGGCGTGGTGCGCGATGCGCAGGGCAAGAAGATGAGCAAGTCGGAGGGCAACGTGCTCGACCCGGTCGACCTGATCGATGGCATCGCGCTGCCCGGTTTGCTCGACAAGCGCACGCAAGGCTTGCGCAAGCCCGAGACGGCGCCGACGGTGCGCAAGAACACGCAAAAGGAATTTCCCGAAGGCATTCCGGCCTTCGGCGCCGATGCGTTGCGCTTCACCTTCGCGTCGCTCGCCTCGCTCGGCCGCAGCATCAACTTCGACAGCAAGCGCTGCGAGGGCTATCGCAACTTCTGCAACAAGCTCTGGAACGCCACCCGCTTCGTCTTGATGAATTGCGAGGGCCAGGACTGCGGCCTGATGGAGCACACCAAGGAAGACTGCAAGGTCGGCGGGCCGGCACATGGCTACCTGAAGTTCAGCCGTGCCGACTTCTGGATCACCTCGCAGCTGCAGCGCGTCGAGGCCGAAGTCGCCAAGGGCTTTGCCGAATACCGGCTCGACAACGTCGCCAGCGCCATCTACCAGTTCGCCTGGGACGAGTTCTGCGACTGGTATCTTGAGATCGCCAAGGTGCAGATCCAGACCGGCACCGATGCACAAAAGCGCGCCACCCGCCGCACCTTGATCCGAACGCTCGAGACGCTGCTGCGACTCGCCCATCCGGTGATCCCCTTCATTACCGAGGCGCTCTGGCAGAAGGTCGCCGGCGTGGCCGGTCGCGAAGGCGAGTCGATCATGATCTCTGCCTACCCGGAGAGCCAGCCCGGAAAGATCGATCCCGCAGCCGAGGCGCATGTCGCGCGTTTGAAGGCATTGGTCGACGCCTGCCGCACCCTTCGCGGCGAAATGAACGTATCGCCGGCAACGCGACTGCCGCTCTACGCGGTGGCCGACGACGCAGAGGGCGCTGCCTTTTTGCGCGATTCAGCGCCGGTGCTGCAGGCGTTGGGCAAGCTCAAGGAGGTCAAGGTTTTCGACGACGAAGCAGCCTGGTCGGCAGCGGCCGACGCGGCCCCGGTGGCCGTTGTGGGGGCGGTGCGACTGTGCCTCCACATGGAAATTAACAAAGGTGAAGAAAAATCACGTATCGCCAAGGAGATCGCCCGGATCGAAGGCGAGATCGTCCGGGTGAATGGCAAGCTCGGCAATGAAGCGTTCGTCGCCAAGGCGCCACCAGCAGTGATCGACCAGGAGCGAAAGCGGCTGGCCGATTTCAGCAGCACGATCGAAAGATTGCGTGACCAGGTTGTGCGCCTCGGCTGACAGACCGCCCAGCGCTCGCCATTTAGGCTTGGCCCGTGGCTGTTGCAGGCACGTGCGCGCCGGTTAGTCCCTTTCGGTCAGTCTTTCCCTTTCCACTTTCGAACCGACGTCCCATCCCATGTCCAATTCTTCGACCCGCATCCGTAAAGCTGTGTTCCCGGTCGCCGGCTTCGGCACCCGCTTCTTGCCGGCCACCAAGGCCCAGCCGAAAGAGATGCTGCCGGTGGTGGACAAGCCGTTGATCCAGTACGCGGTCGAAGAAGCCTACGCCGCTGGCATCCGCGACATGATTTTTGTGACGGGCCGTAACAAGCGCGCGATCGAAGACCATTACGACACGGCTTACGAGCTTGAAAGCCAGCTCGAAGCCAGCGGCAAGACCGAACTGCTGCGCATCGCGCGCTCGGTCATGCCAGACGACATGACCTGCTCGTACGTGCGGCAACCGCGCATGCTCGGGCTGGGCCACGCCGTGTTGTGCGCCGAGCACCTGGTGGGCGACGAGCCCTTCGCCGTGCTGTTGGCAGACGATTTGATGGTCGGCCCCAAAGACGGC from Variovorax sp. PAMC28562 includes these protein-coding regions:
- the yaaA gene encoding peroxide stress protein YaaA, with the translated sequence MLFLLSPAKSLDYVTPVPADVPATLPHFEGPRGPSVELIKLLRTQSPQQIAELMHLSDNLSALNVARYTAWSSKSTPTNAKQAALAFDGDVYGGFGAKTLSTAQLAWAQDHVCILSGLYGVLRPLDLLQPYRLEMGTQLVNKHGKDLYAFWRPRIAGHLNERLAADHTPVVVNLASQEYFKSVDLRLLSARVVECVFEEWKADKYKIVSFFAKRARGLMARWAVLHTAATPRALEKFDLEGYGFAAAVSSPERLVFRRKIA
- a CDS encoding valine--tRNA ligase; translation: MSELSPIVQPGLDSLSKSFEPAAIEAHWGPEWERRGYAKAGFRGTQQAKAGADAFSIQLPPPNVTGTLHMGHAFNHTIMDSLARYHRMKGDNTVWVPGTDHAGIATQIVVERQLQEQKQSRHELGRKNFVARVWEWKQKSGNTITEQMRRMGDSVDWSREYFTMDEGLSTTVTQTFVQLYDQGLIYRGKRLGNWDPVLKTSVSDLEVESEEEDGFLWHIAYPLEDGNGTLTVATTRPETMLGDTAVMVHPEDERYKHLIGQRVKLPLVDKLIPIIGDDYVDKAFGTGVVKVTPAHDYNDYAVGQRHNLDVISVLTLDATINDNAPEKYRGMDRFVARKAVVADLDALGLLVEVKKHKLMVPRCARSGAIVEPMLTDQWYVAMTKAGANGRSIAQEAIDVVKSGEVRFIPENWVNTYDHWMENIQDWTISRQLWWGHQIPAWYDQDGNVYVAHDEAEAQAKADKVAPGKTLTRDEDVLDTWYSSALLPFSTMGWPNVPDATEAPLVDYNLYLPSSVLVTGYDIIFFWVARMIMMTKHFTGRVPFKDVYIHGVVRDAQGKKMSKSEGNVLDPVDLIDGIALPGLLDKRTQGLRKPETAPTVRKNTQKEFPEGIPAFGADALRFTFASLASLGRSINFDSKRCEGYRNFCNKLWNATRFVLMNCEGQDCGLMEHTKEDCKVGGPAHGYLKFSRADFWITSQLQRVEAEVAKGFAEYRLDNVASAIYQFAWDEFCDWYLEIAKVQIQTGTDAQKRATRRTLIRTLETLLRLAHPVIPFITEALWQKVAGVAGREGESIMISAYPESQPGKIDPAAEAHVARLKALVDACRTLRGEMNVSPATRLPLYAVADDAEGAAFLRDSAPVLQALGKLKEVKVFDDEAAWSAAADAAPVAVVGAVRLCLHMEINKGEEKSRIAKEIARIEGEIVRVNGKLGNEAFVAKAPPAVIDQERKRLADFSSTIERLRDQVVRLG
- a CDS encoding AraC family transcriptional regulator, yielding MRDGRRMMDALSETLRVVRLVGAIFINARFTAPWCYQSPRADTVAPLLEPGAERVVIFHLITEGECFVEMNGQPPVRLVAGDAVLFPHGDAHLMTSQPGLPPATGGGRLAEVLSRRPGQLAYGGGGARTRLVCGYLACDARLAAMLLQGLPSLVKVNVRGSSAGTWLEASVRYALAEARSPRPGGAGVLAKLAEVLFIEVLRLYVNQQAEGRTGWLAGVGDRIVGAALNALHANPAEAWTLDELARVATTSRSVLAERFQQLVGTSPMQYLTQWRMLLAANLLSRSNAPLASIAQDVGYQTDTAFSRAFRREYGAPPAAWRRRQSARALPIRSQAKAQLAALHSAG
- a CDS encoding acyltransferase family protein, with amino-acid sequence MYQSIQACRAVAAILVVCFHLAANLAKDKYFGADAASIERICSFGGTAGVAFFFVLSGFIIVLMHRKDFGVPERLVSYLRKRAVRIYPTYLFVFAGVYLLALTVPALRDAMPTDAGVLVKALLLLPQDPAVVGGTGAPVIIVAWSLQYELIFYAVVGLAIVHRLFFAGVIVLFAANFIWHVLSGSQAFPGAFFANDLMLLFGIGGATAWVVQSGWRMPHPMLAAVLAAGAFFTVGAMEVVFRDAWPKPALDLCYGLCGAILIVALVQAEQRWPERFRNRFVSLLGDASYALYLIHFPLIAVLCKLAVAGGLRGGSGMVLSFVGIFAACIASSVLFHLWIERPTLRALSPAKPVRIAGNPISR
- a CDS encoding 2OG-Fe(II) oxygenase, giving the protein MTQPVSPELRAWVVAQLAIGHSPAALRLSMRDAGWQDDAAEATLAQVFALPGAAPVEGGPTGDGPKALPGPNLEGSPLHVDAGDRQVQIMQTMRHPRVIVFGNLLSHEECDALIAIARVRLVRSLTVETQTGGEVMNVDRTSDGMFFERGENEIVSRLEKRIARLLQWPLEFGEGLQVLRYSPGAQYRPHYDYFDPSEPGTPTILRRGGQRVGTLLMYLQAPEQGGATTFPDVGLEVAPLPGTGVFFSYDSPDPATRTLHGGAPVLMGEKWVATKWLREREFT
- a CDS encoding alpha/beta fold hydrolase; translation: MTLTANGLNIEVDDTGNQGDVDRPVVLLIMGLGMQLIGWPEPFVQGLVDAGFRVVRHDNRDIGLSQGFESAGNGNLVWQTIRQRLGLPVQSAYKLQDMAADSIGVLDALGIARAHIVGASMGGMIAQHVASIAPSRTLSLVSIMSSSGARGLPGPRRDVGAALLRRPLGKTEADLVGYSLRLVKLIASPAYPQPDAVLADRIATGIRRAYRPQGVVRQMLAIGADAGREKLLPNIKSPTLVLHGDADALVPMPCGVDTARRIPGAKFVAVPGMGHDLPPEVQQILLNHMVPFMKSNETSRAAA
- a CDS encoding Y-family DNA polymerase codes for the protein MDAFFASVELLRYPQLKGLPMVIGGGRRRVDEALRQAQGEGEHRRELALDEIPVAAFPLLKDYVGRGVITTATYAARQFGVGSAMGMMKAAKLCPQAIVLPVDFDEVRRLSRLFKNTIREIAPLVEDRGVDEVYVDFTDVPGGQREGGRVLARLIQKTIFQATGLTCSIGVAPNKLIAKMASEFDKPNGISIVYEEDVQTRIWPLAARKVNGIGPKADAKLESLGIRTVGEIAAKDRDWLIANFGKASGAWMHEVSWGRDDRPVVTESEPVSMSRETTFERDLHAVRDRAQLGVIFTQLCEKLADDLQRKGYVGKTIGIKLRYDDFKIATRDQTMVAFTADGKTIRQIAGQCLKRVSLERPLRLLGVRVGTLALAASATANRPRTEDDLAARTPSLF
- the queF gene encoding NADPH-dependent 7-cyano-7-deazaguanine reductase QueF (Catalyzes the NADPH-dependent reduction of 7-cyano-7-deazaguanine (preQ0) to 7-aminomethyl-7-deazaguanine (preQ1) in queuosine biosynthesis), producing the protein MTIDNTAAQSQLGKSSAYVDQYDPTQLFPISRATQREAMGIKPGALPFFGADLWTAFELSWLNPRGKPQLAIVHFTVPCETPNIIESKSFKLYLNSFNGSTFATADAVRERLRADVAEALWRGSDRVEGIGVKLIAPDQFDTEPVHELDGLNLDRLDIECTHYQPAPELLTSDVTQMAVTETLTSRLLKSNCLVTGQPDWGSVQIRYSGPPIEQAGLLAYIVSFRNHNEFHEPCVERMFTDILRQCRPTKLAVYARYTRRGGLDINPFRTSWPQALPANARTARQ
- a CDS encoding response regulator, with product MNVLIVDDNEPAADLLQELLSLQDHTARCTYTAQQAFDASAAEVFDAALIDLTLPDQPGTEVARRLRVEAGNRPLMLVAISGFAATDATGAAGLFDHYLQKPIDFDALDRILAAAVARPASAR